The proteins below come from a single Alnus glutinosa chromosome 9, dhAlnGlut1.1, whole genome shotgun sequence genomic window:
- the LOC133876889 gene encoding receptor-like protein 6 — protein sequence MTSLAVFSWLFLIPIYSLFLISICVFGVSGQCFGNQQSLLLQLKNNLTFHPFMTSNKLVKWNQSVDCCSWEGVTCHEGRVIGLDLSSESISDGLDDSSSLFSLQHLQSLSLADNNFNSSQIPSQFDKLANLSYLNLSYVGFAGQIPIAISRLTRLVTLDLSSNYYTYDDIYAPLTLENPNLNMLVQNLSELIELHLDGVVISAQGKEWCHALSSSLPNLRVLSLSHCNLSGPIDSSLRNLKSLSIIRLNWNHFSSPVPIFFTDFKNLTSLEVSSSGLNGTCPKQIFQVPTLQTLDLSYNDLQGSLPEFPPNGSLRTMVLGRTNFSGTLPYSIGNLKMLSTIDIQNCNFNGSIPNSLASLTQLVYLDMSSNMFSGSIPVFSMAKNLTLLHISYNNLTGQITSTQWEELLKLENLYLDGNSLNGNIPVSLFSLPSLQYLSLSSNQFSGQLKEFSNVSSYVLRCVYLGNNQLEGPIPMSIFEFRGLEILSLGSNKFNNSLDLSVIWPLKNLYYLDLSHINLLTEYNDFNLSLSFHLDTLILASCKLKKFPAFLRNQSFLYFLDLSNNQIDGELPTSIGQSLACTSFLSLSSNKFYGSIPRTICNATELEIIDLSNNSFSGKIPQCLIEMSGIHLEVLNLRKNKLNSTIPDAFPDNCGLQTLALNKNQLEGGLPKSLANCSWLEVLDIGNNHIEDTFPFYLNHTSLRVLVLRSNKFYGPISHPKLNSSWPMLQIVDVASNNFTGNLPVMLFLSCMAMIDRAHEAHSRLKYIEISIGDLYYQDTIAITIKGLELELVKILTIFTNLDFSCNKFDGPIPEEIGELTLLYILNLSHNTLTGQIPASLGKLSNLESLDLSNNKLTAICYIF from the exons ATGACATCACTTGCGGTTTTTTCGTGGCTTTTCTTGATCCCCATTTACTCACTTTTCCTAATTAGCATTTGCGTCTTTGGCGTGTCTGGCCAATGTTTTGGCAATCAGCAGTCCTTGTTGCTGCAATTGAAGAACAACCTTACATTCCATCCTTTTATGACGTCCAACAAACTTGTTAAGTGGAATCAAAGTGTTGATTGCTGTTCTTGGGAAGGCGTAACCTGTCATGAGGGACGTGTTATTGGTCTCGACCTGAGCAGTGAATCCATCTCGGATGGACTTGACGATTCAAGCAGTCTCTTCAGTCTTCAGCATCTCCAGAGCCTGAGTTTGGCTGACAACAACTTCAACTCTTCTCAGATTCCATCACAATTTGACAAGCTGGCGAATTTGAGTTATCTGAATCTATCATACGTTGGCTTTGCAGGGCAGATTCCTATTGCAATTTCGCGTTTGACAAGGTTGGTTACTCTTGATTTATCTAGCAATTATTACACCTACGATGATATTTATGCCCCATTGACACTTGAGAATCCAAATTTAAATATGCTCGTTCAGAACCTTTCGGAGCTTATCGAACTTCATCTTGATGGTGTAGTTATATCAGCCCAAGGTAAGGAGTGGTGTCACGCCTTATCATCTTCGTTGCCAAATCTGAGAGTGTTGAGCTTGTCACACTGCAATCTTTCAGGCCCTATTGATTCATCGTTACGGAATCTCAAGTCCCTCTCAATTATTCGTTTAAATTGGAACCACTTTTCTTCTCcagttccaattttttttacagattTCAAAAACCTAACATCTTTGGAAGTCTCCTCTTCTGGGTTGAATGGAACATGTCCAAAACAGATCTTTCAAGTTCCAACGCTACAAACTCTTGACTTATCATACAATGATTTGCAAGGTTCTTTGCCAGAATTTCCTCCAAATGGATCTCTTCGAACCATGGTGCTTGGGAGAACAAATTTTTCTGGGACATTGCCATATTCTATTGGCAATCTTAAAATGTTGTCAACAATAGATATTCAGAATTGTAATTTCAACGGATCAATTCCAAACTCATTGGCTAGCCTCACACAATTGGTCTATTTGGACATGTCATCGAACATGTTTAGCGGATCAATTCCAGTATTTAGCATGGCCAAGAATCTAACCTTGCTACACATTTCTTACAATAATCTTACTGGTCAGATTACTTCCACTCAGTGGGAAGAACTTTTGAAATTGGAAAATCTttacttggatggaaattcaCTGAATGGGAATATTCCAGTTTCTCTATTTTCCCTTCCATCATTGCAATATTTAAGTCTCTCGTCCAACCAATTTTCTGGTCAACTCAAAGAATTTTCCAATGTTTCTTCTTACGTACTAAGATGTGTTTATTTGGGTAACAACCAGTTGGAAGGACCAATACCCATGTCTATCTTTGAATTCCGAGGTCTTGAAATCCTATCACTTGGTTCAAACAAATTTAACAACTCCCTGGACCTTAGTGTGATTTGGCCGTTAAAAAATCTTTACTACCTTGATCTTTCTCACATCAACTTGTTGACTGAATATAATGATTTTAACCTTTCATTATCCTTTCACCTTGATACATTAATTCTCGCTTCTTGCAAGTTGAAAAAATTTCCTGCTTTCTTGAGAAACCAATCTTTTTTATACTTTCTAGACCTTTCAAACAACCAAATCGATGGAGAGCTACCAACAAGCATTGGTCAATCCCTTGCTTGCACCAGCTTCTTGTCCCTTTCGAGTAATAAATTCTACGGGAGCATTCCTAGAACAATATGCAATGCTACAGAACTTGAAATTATAGATCTGTCCAATAATTCCTTCAGTGGCAAAATTCCCCAATGCTTGATTGAAATGAGTGGTATACATCTAGAGGTGCTGAATCTAAGGAAAAACAAACTCAACAGCACAATTCCTGATGCATTTCCAGATAATTGTGGTTTACAAACTTTAGCTCTCAATAAAAACCAACTAGAAGGAGGGTTACCAAAATCTTTGGCCAATTGCTCTTGGTTGGAGGTCTTGGACATTGGGAATAACCACATCGAGGATACCTTCCCATTTTACTTGAACCACACATCCTTGAGGGTCCTTGTTTTGAGATCTAACAAATTCTACGGGCCCATTTCTCATCCAAAGCTTAATTCCTCCTGGCCGATGCTTCAAATTGTTGACGTAGCTTCAAATAATTTTACTGGTAACCTTCCAGTAATGCTTTTTTTGTCTTGCATGGCAATGATTGATCGTGCACATGAGGCGCACTCAAGGCTCAAGTACATCGAGATTAGTATTGGTGATTTGTACTATCAAGATACGATAGCAATTACTATCAAAGGTTTAGAGTTGGAGCTGGTGAAGATCCTAACTATCTTCACGAACCTTGACTTCTCTTGCAACAAGTTTGACGGTCCTATACCTGAAGAAATTGGAGAACTCACATTGTTGTATATTCTTAACCTGTCGCACAATACTTTAACGGGTCAAATCCCAGCATCTTTGGGAAAATTGAGTAATCTTGAGTCTTTGGACTTGTCAAACAATAAGCTTACCG CAATTTGCTACATTTTCTGA